TGCGAGCCGCGCGTTGGCCAGGGCAGCCCGGCCGCGCATTTCGGGGACGCCCCTGATGTCGAGCCGTCTGTCCACTTCGGTATCCACCCTGGACACGAACAGCGAAGAGACCGAGTGGACCGCCGCGAGGTCGTGGCCGTTCTCACGAGCTCGCTCGAGCCCGTCGACGAACGCCTCACCAACCTCAGCACAGCGCCGCGGCGAGAAGACCAGAGTGACATTCACGTTGACGCCCGCCGCCAGCGCACCGGAAACAGCTCGGACGCCCGCTCGGGTGGCGGGGATCTTCACCAGGAGGTTGGGCCGGTCGACGAGCTCCCACAGCTGGATCGCGTCCGCGATGGTCGCGTCGGTGTCGCCGGCGAGCTCGGGACTCACCTCGAGCGACACCCTGCCATCAACGCCGTCGGTCTTCTCCCAGATCGGACGGAGTACGTCCGCCGCTTGCTGAACGTCCCAGATCGTCAACGCCCGGACGGACTCCGTCACGTCGATTCCGTTCCCGGCCAGGCGTTTCAGCTGTAGGGCGTAGCGACTGCTCCGGGCGATGGCGTTGGCGAAGATCGTCGGGTTCGTGGTGACGCCCACCACTGAACTGCTTCGCACCAGGCGTTCGAATTCGCCGTTCTCCAGGATGTCGCGGGAGAGCTCATCCAGCCAGATCGACACGCCGGCCTCGGTGAGGGCACGAAGCCGGCCGTTGTCCTCGCCTTCGGTCACGTCGTTTTCCCCTGTTCGGCGGCCCGATCCAGGGCGGCGGTCTCTTCGGGCGGGTCCGGCGTCCAGAGCGAGCCCGGGACGGCGCGCCCCGCGGCACCGAGCTTGTTCATCTTCTTCGGCACCGGTGCGCCCTGGTACTCGAGCGGCACTGCGTGGCCGTGGCTGTCCACGCCGCCCAGCGGCTGGTGGACCTCGATGAACCCGCCGGTCGGCAGGCGCTTGATGATGCCGGTCTCCACGCCGTGCTCCAGCACCTCGCGGTCGGCCCGCTGCAGACCCAGGCAGATCCGGTAGGTGAGGTAGTAGGCGATCGGCGGCACGATCAGCACGCCGATGCGGCCGGCCCACGTGGTGGCGTTCAGGGAGATGTCGAACTGGTCGGCGATGATGTCGTTGAAGCCCGACAGCTCGATGACCAGGAAAAATCCGAGCGCCATCATGCCCAGCGCGGTGCGGACCGGTGCGTCGCGCGGCCGCTGCAGCAGGTTGTGGTGCTGCACGGTGTCCTTCGACAGCTTCGCCTCGATCCAGGGGTAGACGGTCAGCATGCTGATCAGCAGCCCCATGCCCATCGCGCCGGAGAAGAACACCGCCGGGATCGTGTAGTTCCCGAGGTACACCTCCCACGCGGGCCAGATGCGCAGCATGCCGTCGGCCCAGGCCATGTACCAGTCCGGCTGCGAACCGGCCGACACCATCGACGGGTTGTACGGCCCGAAGTTCCACACCGGGTTGATCTGGAAAAGACCGGCCATCAACGCGATGACACCCGTGGTAACCACGGCGAGCGACCCGCCGTGAAGCGCGAACTCGGGCACGATCCGGATGCCGACGACGTTGTCTTCCTTCGCTCGGACGCCCGGGAACTGTGTGTGCTTCTGGAACCACACCAGCACCAGGTGCACGCCGATCAGGGCGAACAGGACCCCCGGCAGCACGAGGATGTGCAGTGTGTACAGGCGCGGGATGATCTGGTCGCCCGGGAACTCGCCGCCGAACAGCGCCCAGTGGATCCAGGTGCCGATGACCGGCACCGACAAGACGATACCCGACAAGGTCGCGCGGACACCCGTGCCCGAAAGCAGGTCGTCCGGCAGCGAGTAACCGAAGAACCCCTCGAACATGCTGATCAGGAGCAGGATCACGCCGATCACCCAGTTCGCCTCACGCGGCTTGCGGAACGCGCCGGTGAAGAAGATCCGCAGCATGTGCAGGAGCGTCGCGGCGATGAAGATCAGCGCCCCCCAGTGGTGCAGCTGCCGCACGAACAGCCCGCCACGCACGTCGAACGAGAGGTCCAGGGTCGTCTTGAAGGCCTGCGACATCTCGACGCCCTGCAGGTTCTGGAAGCTGCCGTGGTAGGTGACTTCCTGCATCGAGGGATCGAAGAACAGCGTCAGGTACACGCCCGTCGCGATCACGACGATGAAGCTGTACAGCGAGACCTCGCCGATCAGGTAGGACCAATGGGTCGGGAACACCTTGTTCATCTGGTGCCGCAGGCCCTTGGCCAGCTTGTACCGCTGATCTGCGTTGTCCGCGGCCTGCCCGAGACGCTTCGCGAGCACGCCCGTGCCCATGGTCGGCGTGGTCAGTGAGCTCATGCAGTGTTCGAGGCAGCGATCGGCCGCGTCTTACCCCCGGGGGTGGAC
The sequence above is a segment of the Amycolatopsis sp. 2-15 genome. Coding sequences within it:
- the tal gene encoding transaldolase, whose amino-acid sequence is MTEGEDNGRLRALTEAGVSIWLDELSRDILENGEFERLVRSSSVVGVTTNPTIFANAIARSSRYALQLKRLAGNGIDVTESVRALTIWDVQQAADVLRPIWEKTDGVDGRVSLEVSPELAGDTDATIADAIQLWELVDRPNLLVKIPATRAGVRAVSGALAAGVNVNVTLVFSPRRCAEVGEAFVDGLERARENGHDLAAVHSVSSLFVSRVDTEVDRRLDIRGVPEMRGRAALANARLAHEALAAVWESPRWHSLAADGARPQRLLWASTGVKDPSFPDTKYVTGLVTHGTVSTMPPTTLSAFADHGELAGDRVVGLGKEAAADLAALAAAGIDLDDVYDTLEREGVAKFAASWRALHASASAFLG
- the qcrB gene encoding cytochrome bc1 complex cytochrome b subunit; this translates as MSSLTTPTMGTGVLAKRLGQAADNADQRYKLAKGLRHQMNKVFPTHWSYLIGEVSLYSFIVVIATGVYLTLFFDPSMQEVTYHGSFQNLQGVEMSQAFKTTLDLSFDVRGGLFVRQLHHWGALIFIAATLLHMLRIFFTGAFRKPREANWVIGVILLLISMFEGFFGYSLPDDLLSGTGVRATLSGIVLSVPVIGTWIHWALFGGEFPGDQIIPRLYTLHILVLPGVLFALIGVHLVLVWFQKHTQFPGVRAKEDNVVGIRIVPEFALHGGSLAVVTTGVIALMAGLFQINPVWNFGPYNPSMVSAGSQPDWYMAWADGMLRIWPAWEVYLGNYTIPAVFFSGAMGMGLLISMLTVYPWIEAKLSKDTVQHHNLLQRPRDAPVRTALGMMALGFFLVIELSGFNDIIADQFDISLNATTWAGRIGVLIVPPIAYYLTYRICLGLQRADREVLEHGVETGIIKRLPTGGFIEVHQPLGGVDSHGHAVPLEYQGAPVPKKMNKLGAAGRAVPGSLWTPDPPEETAALDRAAEQGKTT